In the Lates calcarifer isolate ASB-BC8 linkage group LG16_LG22, TLL_Latcal_v3, whole genome shotgun sequence genome, GGTCAGTGTTGGAACTACACGACTCATCTGTATCAGCATCAGCAGTATACTGTATCACTGTGGCTCTGAACTGTAATATGTTTGCTGCTTTCACTGAGGGATTACATTGTATCCCTGTGCCTTGACAAAATCCACAGATCTCTTGGGTTTATGAAACATGGAGCCCCTTCAAAAGTTACAAGATTTTGCCAAGAATGTGTTGCCATCATGCTAAAAATAgagctgtttttcttatttcctgAAGAGTTGTGATGGTCTGTCAGTATCCCCCGGGAGAAAACTATTGAACTCTAATTGCACAATCACTACAGGGCATGCTGGGTAGGAGTGTTATAATGCTGCACAACAGCtgaagaaagttttttttttttttttttccccgtgTCTGATGAGGGATAGacagtttttacttttctgcTTACTCAGGCCAAAATGAAAGAATTTCTAGTCTCATTGTCAGTGCCACtcaaaaaaacaattttaactTCAAAGGCTGGAGATTAGTCACATGTTACTTCAGTAGCATAAGGAGTGCAGTAACCTACTTGTTTTTAGTATTCTGTTATTGCTAGATGCAACTTCCGTATTGAATACTGTATCAGTCTAAATTCTAATTTGATAGCATTCTTTAAAAGaactaaaagagaaaaaacaacagcagcttaGCTTTGATAGACAGATATAGTTAGATGTTTTGGGGACCTTAAAGAgacatgcttgtgtgtgtgtgtgtgtgtgtgtgtgtgctattaAAATGAGGTTAATCCCTTTGAGATCAAATATCTCTTTTCCAAGACAGACTTGGCCAAGACAGCCAGAGCACATTTACTCAAAGACATCACAACAAGCAAGAAATTTCATCACCAGCAAAGGACAGAAATACAaagaaggaaacagaggagatggagaagcttgtgagacaggcagagaggaaaaggtGTGTCTGTCCTAAAATGAGCATATCTAAGTTTTGACAGTTTCCAGCAGATTCGGCTTTCATGGTCTTTACAAGTATTTCAAGCTCAGTACTCCATGCAGAGCAGAGGCAGTAGAAattgtgctttttgtttgtttctttttgtacCTGTCTCTATCAGTTTTCAGAACAATCAGTAGAAAATAAACTTAGCTAGTTTTGAAGGTTACTTTACAGAAATTATTTCACAACACTTCACCAAACTGTAGTTGTAATGCTAAGCCAGAGTCTTTCCAAACTTTAGATATGCCCATGACATCCACCTTGAGCACTGGAGTCAAGTATCAGAGTATGTTTATTGAAGTATTATGTTTTAAGGTATTATGACTTTActagtgttttcatttttatttgctaCTCTATACTTTTCCTCAACATATCTTGCAGGTTGAAATATTGCAAATTTTACCACaccatatttatttgacagctgtggtTTCAAATAACTTTGAATATCAAGATTTTATAAAACATATGATGACCCTAAAAAATAATGCATACAGTAAATCACAACAGGATATAAAGAAGTTCCAAGTTAACAAAAGAATCTCACTTCAGGGTCATTTAGTAGCTAtactggagcttttgatcaaaTCATGTGATCTTCCTCTGCAGATGGAGTTACATTATTCAATACATTATTAGTCTCCTGCATCTTACTTCTCAAGTACTCAGATTAACTTTTCTACCTTTGACTCTTGGTCacagtattttatattcatttctGTATTGTAGTCTGCTGCTTGGTCCATATGGAAAAAGATAATGTACTTACATACACAGACCCCGGGGCAGAGGGCTGGGCCTGTACTAGGCAGCTGGATGTATTAATCTGGTATCCATTGGACAGTATACTCAGTCTGCTCTGGTTCCAAATGACGCCAGAGCCTGTGAGGTCAGTAGTCCCTGAGGCTCCATGGTGCAGAGACAACACGGTGACACATCACAGAAGTTAGATTGTCAGTGGAGGTACTGTGGTAGTATTGGTTTTCACCCCATCATGGCCTTCATTCCTCAGACTGCTGGGGTCCTGCTGAAAGGGGTGAGGGgactgttaccatggaaactaaGAGGCAAGAGTAAGTACGTGGGTTCATGTGTacgttttttttcttttctttttttttccttctatcTGATTTTTGTTATCTTCTGTAAATACGCGTCATGAAGTTTGCATTGACATGAACTGGTACTGTGGTGTTAGGCATGATGGGCTCTGGTTGAGGTGTTTTTCCAGTTATGCATTTGTCTGGTAAAATATATGCTTCTATGAATTGACATGAAGTCCTTATTTAAGCCAATTGTGAATTAATATTGTTGATGTTTGACTTCTTTTAAATTGATACTGTCTGCTGGTCTTGCTAATACCTCATACAGTTTACTGATTGTGGCAATGTGATATGAGAGCCAGTCTGATTAGGGAAACTGTGTGTTTCTAGGAGTCTcgctgtgctgctgttgtgcaGTAATATCTACTGTTTGAAATGGTACTTGTGGTCTCCCATCACTAAACCAGGTCAGCAGGCAATTACCAATTTGCCTTCACGGCATGATTCGGCCTGTTGCATTTGTCCATTGCATGGAGTATGTTTTTGGTTTCACaggcatgtgtgcatgtgtgtatgaaaacagaattaaatcACAGacttgcgtgtgtgtgtgagtgtgtgtgtctaacctTTGTGCTATGGTTGGTGATTGCAGGTAATCCTTCCACCAGCCAAAGCAAAAAAACCATTAAGCAGCGATTCCTCAAGCTGCTGCCATGCTGCAAGCCCTCGGCTGCCCCCTCAATCAGTCAAAGCAAGTGCTCCTTCACTCTCTATACATCTCTACTTTCTTCCATGTGCCCAACCTCCTCTTGAGTTTCATATTGACACTTGTGTGGatgtacacacatttacagaaacatttagcacacacataaacccacCTACGGGGACACACTCAACCCCACTCAAAAACACTCTGGTGTTATCGTGGTTAATGGGTCGGGCTTGTTTTTGTATTTCGTGATTTGAAGCATTAGCTGTTCCCTTGGGCAATGgaacatgtgtctgtgtgtgtacatgtgtgtgggAGGTTAAAGTGAGGTCAAAACAAGTAGGTTTTAGAGGTCTGAGAACTTATAGCACATGACATATGCTATGAGTTGACAGTTACTTATGGAGAAACAGATGGACTGTGAATGGGATGAGGAATATCTGTTAGAGAATGTTTCTTCTATACCATTTTCATCAATGATAAACCTCTTCTCTTGCTTTAGGTTATAAGAAGTAATATAGCTTATGCTAGATCAAAGATGTGTGGAAATTGCTTGGCCTAGTAACCTCATGATTATGTATGGAAAACTGCACTcactcatgttttcattcagtgaaataataaaataattgtgTTATTTTGCTCTGTGTATGACATATAGGACTTGAACTGTATGATGAGCTCAGTATCCGTTTGGTAacttcattaaaatgtgttggCCAGGTCATGGCAATCCCTGGAGGTTTTGTGTGGGTGTAGCGATGATAAATGCTAACTAACACTGGTCTCTCCTCCACACAGACAGCGTGGAAGATGATTTTGAGTTATCCACTGTGTGCCATCGCCCTGAGAGCATGGACAAGCTGCAGGAGCAGACTAAGTTCACCAAGAAAGAGCTGCAAGTCCTCTACAGGGGCTTCAAAAATGTAGGTCTAGCCAAAGCCAAAAAGAAGACTACatatcaaaaaaagaaacaaaatgaatctGCTCGTTTCATCATTACGGGAGTTAAGAGTAGTATCAGTTAGATGAGAGATGAAGTTGCCATGTAGTCCCTTATGTCTTCTGTACTAGATGGGAACTAATGAGTTTTCTCAATTCACATTTGTATCCCAGGAGTGTCCGAGTGGTGTGGTGAATGAGGAGAACTTTAAGAACATTTACTCCCAGTTCTTTCCTCAGGGAGGTGAGTTGTCAGCTCCGACCACTAAGCCTGAAGCGCTCCAGCTGTGTCCATGATACTTTCATTTACACcatttgtttaaaacatttcatgtaAAAGGGAAATAGCTTCATTTATTTGACTCTGTAGAGGTACACAGGTAGCTTTTCattatcaaaatgaaatgaacataaTTAAGTCATTATAAATGTGCTCTGCTGAACTATAGTATATGCACTGCAAAAAGGCAAGGCAATTTTTCATCCCATGATATTTAGGTTGATGAAATGTTAACCACTCGCCTCCAGTtgtatttgaaattatttttatatctaGGCTATATTTAGCTCGCTGCTAATCCTAGCTCTTCAGAGACTTTGCTTCATGTTTTGAGGGCACACAGGTTACTATAAGTCTCTACCTTTGCAGATTCCAGTATGTAtgcacatttcctgtttgaagCCTTCGACACTAACAAGAACGGCTCGGTTAGTTTTGAGGTGAGCTCTATTCTTATGTCAGCTTTCTTTGAGAGATAAAAGCAAATATGTGCTCTGGTGAAATTTGCCACAGCTGTAGTCGCACAAATATGTGTTTCCTCTTAACACTTGCCCTCAGAGATTAGTGCTGTGATTTGACTTCATTTACTGTGTCAAGATTTAagtaatgacaaaaaaatacagtaaattgtTCCCTTTCTATCTCAGGACTTTGTATTTGGCCTGTCTATCATACTGAGAGGAACCATTAATGATCGGCTAAACTGGGCGTTCAACCTTTATGACCTGAACAAGGACGGCTGCATCACCAAagaggttacacacacacatgcacacacatgtaacaCCATGCTTTGATACCTTACAGTAATAGCTACAGCCTTGTTGTGAAGTGCGTTTACTCAGAGGACAATGACAAGATGTCCCCAGTATGTGGAGGTTTTTGCAATCTGTTACTATGTGTGTGGAAATTTTCTGCTGGGATATTGATCACCAAATACAACagattttatttagaaatttaGATCCCTGCTCCTGTTTGTCAAACATACCCTGTGGCAGATATGGCCTCATATGACTGTGATATAACCAAGTTTTTTTTGAGTGTGACTGAACGAAAATCACAGAGATTGTAtttaactaataaaataaaataaaaccgTCTAATATCATAACATcatactattaagttttaaTCAAACAAGGAGAAATAAAACTATGTAATATCCAAGAAATCAGTGGGACTCTAGGGCTCATCAGCTCTGTACTTCTGAAAACCTGGCTACAGTCCCACTTCTGAGTAATTTTTTATATAGTCTGAAAAATTTAACATCAGCaatattttctcactttctttgcAGGAGATGTTAGACATCATGAAGTCCATTTATGACATGATGGGGAAGTACACATACCCCACTATGCAGGACGATGCCCCCAGAGAACATGTGGAGAGCTTCTTCCAGGTTAAACTCATTGAATGATATGTTCTTCTATGAAAGAATTTCATGTACGAAATTCTTCAACATACAATAGTTTTTCAGTAGGTAAATCTCTGgctgctgtatttttctttcagaaaATGGACCGGAATAAAGACGGGGTGGTCACCATAGAGGAGTTCATTGAGTCTTGCAAAAAGGTAGGCCAGCAAGAGTTGAAAGTTGGTTTACAAAAGAATCATTAAGGTAAGACATGAGGAGATGTGATACTGCCTCCTTATCCagacctctcctctctgtctagGATGAGAACATCATGCAGTCCATGCAGCTGTTTGACAATGTCATCTAAGAAATCCCGACCAGTTAGGACGATGGCACCAGgaaggggagtgtgtgtgtaagaggaaTCAGGATTAAAgagtttgtgaatgtgtgcgtgtatgtggcCCTTTTCTGACTTACAAGCTTGTGCTTGTGTCTCTTTTGAGAGCTGTGAGTCCTGAGGGCGCTGAGAGgccctctcccctcttcctgGGCCCCCCAGTGGCATTTCTCCAAGCAACAATGGAGTTTCCCCGACTCTTGTCCTCATCATGCAGAACCTTAGTTTTACCctagagacacagagaaagaaggcAAGCGGCGGGCTCACAGGTACTTGCACACCCCAAATCCCCCACCTGTTCTATCTgaacttttatttattactattactgATGAAGGAACTGTGCTGGCTGTAAATGGCTGAACTCAGAGGGAAGCAGTTGTCCCCAAACCATGACCTAAGATCACTTTCCCCTCCTTTCCCTGTCATGGCTGAGATTTGGGTTTGTGAATCTCATTCTGCCTCTGTGCATGAGGGTAACACcgtccacccccccacccctcggAGCTACTAGACTGCTCGTGCCCTGGCCatgaaaatcaaaatgaatctACCGCCATCTAGTGGATGAGAAAGACACTTCCTGAGGGAGCCACTTGCAAATTGGAGATCCAAGCGATCCTGTTTTACCGATGGAGGttcaaacatgttgttttccaAGACGAACTGATTTCAATATCGCATGATGATGTCACTAATATCCAATTATGTATTTACAGAGATACTCCAAagtctgcttgtctgtctgaTGTTCCTAGTCATTCACAGGTGCCTCAccctttgtgtatgtgtgtgtgcatgtgtaacaGGAAGAGATGTCATCCATCTTACCTATGTAAGACTCTAATGGGACACCCACCTCCATTCATGGGATTCTGGTAGAATAATCCCCGGCCTTCCAAACTATTACAGTCCTAGCTATAGGTGTCTATTGACTGTTGTACATTTTCTAGCATTCCCAGTGGTGTGTATTAGGCAGTACAACGTGGGGATTGCACTATAGTTGATGAGATGTTTTGACCATCCCAGCTTCTCTCAACACAGGACTGGCATACCACAGTCGTACTAGTCTTACAATATATATTCAAGGGGAATTTATTAGATTGCAGATTGTATTTGTGAACTTCTTGTAATCGGAAATGTCATGTGGTTGTAGCAGGTTCTACCACttcaaaaaaaatctcaaaaccCTTGTTGCATTAAATTAGGCTCATTCAATTTAAAAGAGGcatagtatgtgtgtgtgtactgttaGTGGGAGACatggattattatttttttgttatactCGCCCTTCCATTCcttactctccctctctctgtaacACCAAAGAGAAGATATAAATTTAAGAGGTATATAAAGCCACTCTAAGTTAAGACATATAGCCCACCTGTgggtgaagagagagggagatgctGTGTGGTAACTAGGGCAGGGAGCAATCAGAGATGAAAGGATGTAGTCTGGTAAACTGGTATTTTGGTTTACCTGCACACAGTCCAAACGGAAGCATAATTTTAAGTTGTGAACCCACATTTTTGGCTCTTAAGATAGAACTATTTTTGAAGAATTTGCAACCATGTATTAATTTGCTCCTTTTCACACTAGAGCTGCTCTAAAGTCCAATATGGCATAAATACCAGAGGCACTGACTAAATAGGCCGTGGCGTCTTTCAAATGCAGAGATTAACATGGAAAAGCAATAATCTTCTCTACCACGTTATCAGCACCTCTCCACTCATCTAACCTCTCATTCCTCTCAGAGCACAGTATAAGGGTGCACTATGGCCCTGATATAAATATGCACTTCTGATCGTacaattcctttttttctgttccttaATAACACCTTTTATTTTATAGGGAAAAAGGTGGTTTGGCTCTGATTGTTCCTTGCCAACGGTTTTTAACTTCCATTCCTGACCACGAGTAAAACCTGTCTATACCCGCATGTACTGTGTCTAGAACAATGAAAAACCTACTAACCTGTTGTACTGACTGTCTAGTTAGCTAGCCTCAACTGGTTGCATTACgtatttaaaatgtgtatattttgtACAGAGACAATAAAAATCACAGTTACTATGCAAATGGACTGGAGTTTGAATTTCAAAGACTGTACAGAATTGTCTTTATTAAAATAAGACAGTGCTTTCAGCTTTACACATCTAAAGCTAGAGTACAAAGTATTaagattcattttttttttttttttacctataATCCATCATCACAATGTCAGCAAGAAATGGTTCATaatttaaatatacataattacaCATAATCCCAACAGCCACATCTAAATCGATATAGTGTATGAGTAGACACAAGGCAACAGGTGAGTAATGACTTCATAACATTCTGTTAGAACTGTGTTGATGAGCAAAAACAGTAATTCAGTCTACTTAGCATGTTACTGCAGAAATCTGGCAAGCTGCATAACAAATATGTACCCTTAACTAGAAATCCTGTTGCTGTGTGATTAAATCTGGGCAGAAACTAACAATTTGCCTGTTCTTGCttttgcatgtctttgtgtaATTCcttgcaaaacaaaacacttcaaaTTAAGTTGACACCATGTGTCCACACGTTCACATCAATCCCTTGTTGGCAGCTGGATTCTAGTAATTTTCCATCAATGACACTTAAATAACACCCCTGCTTTAATAATGGTGTGATTAAATAATTCAGCGTCACAAGGATTACTGCATAAACgtcaaatgttaaatgaaacacatctcagtttttaatgtttccatttttttccactgctgacTCTTAGAGGCTTGAGATGCGGCTGGTAGGGATTGCATTTGTCAAGAAAGGAGCAAGCATTTACTTGGGCATCTTCCGGAGCTCTGCCAGAACCCAAATGGCCAGTGAGAGAAGAGCCACAGAGCCAGACTGGTGAGTTGCTGCCAGTGGAGTGGGGACATACAGTAAAAGAGTGCTGATACCAAGGGCAACCTGAAGAGTGCaaacacagtttgtttgagTTTTATTACACTGAAGAGTCATAGACTGAGTTTATATATTACTGGGTTGATTGACAGCCTACCTGCCCATAAGCCATTGCTGCAAGGAGGCTGATGGCAACCTTAGCCCTCCTGGGCAGTGCCACCCTTCTTGAGAACAGATAGAGGCCTGTAATTGCAGTCAAAGAAGAAATCGcctggagaaagaaaaaaacaaagggagagaaaaccGTCAACAACTGactgtttaatttaattgaaaatgttGTCCTAAAGGTTATTTCTTTCCAGGAATTACTACACACCAAAATTCTGTGGTCAAACTGCACAGTTGTGGGATTTTCAAATATGTTCTTGAAGGTGGGAGAGAAGGCCAGCAGATCATCAGGGATCCATCGATCTCCCATCTTAGGGAAGGAGTTATATACCAGCCCAGCATCCAAACCAGCAACAAAAGCACCTGCAAAAAAGCATTTCAGACAAGATTAAATATAGACCTCTAGGGCATGTGTACTACCTACATTCATATTATCTTTACAGTATACAGGAGTAGACTGTTTGCATGTCAAACTTGAATGAACAAGTAGTTCCCTTAAATTAGccattacaacaacaaaaaaataacacttcATCTTTTTCATACTCCCT is a window encoding:
- the LOC108888304 gene encoding Kv channel-interacting protein 2 isoform X1, which encodes MKAKNRDQSLSDSRELDGSYDQLTGNPSTSQSKKTIKQRFLKLLPCCKPSAAPSISQSNVEDDFELSTVCHRPESMDKLQEQTKFTKKELQVLYRGFKNECPSGVVNEENFKNIYSQFFPQGDSSMYAHFLFEAFDTNKNGSVSFEDFVFGLSIILRGTINDRLNWAFNLYDLNKDGCITKEEMLDIMKSIYDMMGKYTYPTMQDDAPREHVESFFQKMDRNKDGVVTIEEFIESCKKDENIMQSMQLFDNVI
- the LOC108888304 gene encoding Kv channel-interacting protein 2 isoform X2 — protein: MTSLSGGRGHVWDRLHKDKQQEYRRWQKKGQKEEEMKMKSEANSVEDDFELSTVCHRPESMDKLQEQTKFTKKELQVLYRGFKNECPSGVVNEENFKNIYSQFFPQGDSSMYAHFLFEAFDTNKNGSVSFEDFVFGLSIILRGTINDRLNWAFNLYDLNKDGCITKEEMLDIMKSIYDMMGKYTYPTMQDDAPREHVESFFQKMDRNKDGVVTIEEFIESCKKDENIMQSMQLFDNVI
- the LOC108888304 gene encoding Kv channel-interacting protein 2 isoform X3 produces the protein MSQCRKRCKRQLTKVARYFYRFLMGTLTQDSVEDDFELSTVCHRPESMDKLQEQTKFTKKELQVLYRGFKNECPSGVVNEENFKNIYSQFFPQGDSSMYAHFLFEAFDTNKNGSVSFEDFVFGLSIILRGTINDRLNWAFNLYDLNKDGCITKEEMLDIMKSIYDMMGKYTYPTMQDDAPREHVESFFQKMDRNKDGVVTIEEFIESCKKDENIMQSMQLFDNVI
- the LOC108888304 gene encoding Kv channel-interacting protein 2 isoform X5, yielding MHLFFQEKWEVEGLQTVGILLVVCSSLKLMHFLGLIDLSEDSVEDDFELSTVCHRPESMDKLQEQTKFTKKELQVLYRGFKNECPSGVVNEENFKNIYSQFFPQGDSSMYAHFLFEAFDTNKNGSVSFEDFVFGLSIILRGTINDRLNWAFNLYDLNKDGCITKEEMLDIMKSIYDMMGKYTYPTMQDDAPREHVESFFQKMDRNKDGVVTIEEFIESCKKDENIMQSMQLFDNVI
- the LOC108888304 gene encoding Kv channel-interacting protein 2 isoform X4; amino-acid sequence: MKAKNRDQSLSDSRELDGSYDQLTDSVEDDFELSTVCHRPESMDKLQEQTKFTKKELQVLYRGFKNECPSGVVNEENFKNIYSQFFPQGDSSMYAHFLFEAFDTNKNGSVSFEDFVFGLSIILRGTINDRLNWAFNLYDLNKDGCITKEEMLDIMKSIYDMMGKYTYPTMQDDAPREHVESFFQKMDRNKDGVVTIEEFIESCKKDENIMQSMQLFDNVI